DNA sequence from the Armigeres subalbatus isolate Guangzhou_Male chromosome 1, GZ_Asu_2, whole genome shotgun sequence genome:
AGTATTGTAGTGAACATCGAGTCTTACGTCTAATTTAGTACCTTAAAACTATAGATTTATTCTTGGATCTCTCACTATATTATGTACAGATTTTGATGCCTTTTCGTATTTATttgtttcattatttattagagaaaatatttattattatttattcaaatatttatttacaatttacttatttattatattatttacttatttattgatttattatttattgctgaattattcatttatttattactaaattatttatttatttatttaaattatttatttatttattcactattcatagatttgatatttatttatttttcatttattaaaATCAGCACACAACGGCTGAATTGGAAAAATTGTTCGGCCGTCGTTTATGCACGACCCCTCATGCAACATCATCGTAGGGCCGTGCAACATTCCCCTTGTCTGATGCATATTTGGTGTACCTAAAACTGAAAATAGAATGTTATTATTTGCTCAATAAACTCACCTGAAAATCGGAATCCAACTCTCCTTCGTGCTTCGAAGAACAGCAATGGCAAATACGTATccgttcttcaaaagtaggcggCAGAATCATATGATTCAGTCCAGCCATTCTTCCTCGTCCAGGATGTAAACAAATCCTCCTGCCGGGTGGTAGATCCGTCGCCTTGGGTTGATTTCCTGGGAAAACAAAACATAAACATTAAAAACAGTTCAATCCACCTACCTTGGTAATATTTTCGTCCATCCAATGATTATTTTGAcccgaatgtaaataaaattaataaaaattaccGGGTCACAACACACTTCACTCCGTCTTGTAATGCACTTTATCACTCAACTGACGTTGTTGTTTATTTGTGGGAGGTTCAATGTATGGGTGTCGTATGTTGCATAGGAATAGGGTGGAAATTTTTTAGCATTTTATTCTCGTTTCGTTATGGCCAAATAGCATATTTGGTGTTGGAAACTTGAATTAATGTGCAATTCAGTATGCGTAGTATGAGTTTATGTTTCATGTTGGCCTATGTGCTTAGGCATTAGAAACGTTACTGCGGTGTAAAGTGTTTGGAAATGTTGTCGgttgtttatgttttatgtgcCGATGTAACTTCGGTATTCATAATACAATTGAGTTAATGATTTATATTAGGGTCTACGTTTTGTGTATTAGTGCGTCGCGTATACCAAGGAATAGCCATGGTGTGGCGCTCTAAGATCAAAATAGTTGCGGTTTGATCGGGAAGGGGATACCGTTCCAACAAATGATTGGAGTTATTCCCAGACTGGTTTCACCTGTTATTTGGAGTTACATATGTATGTTATGGATTTATGTTGTGTTGAGTAATTGGGGTTTAGGCTTTGACTAAAATGTGAATATTTCAGTTCAAATGCCGTTTTTTTGGGGATTTGTGatgtttgaaaatttgtttatgtGTTGAACCACCTACTAGTAAACAACAATGTGATCATTACCTCCGTACTGATTTATAAGGACCAAACAGTTAATTAGTTAAATATTGTAAATAGTAGACTTAGGGATTATTAGATTATTTTTCGTgtattttcgtaaaaagtaAACTTTGGATGcagtcgaaatttttttttcttgtagaATATTTTGTAAGTGTTACAATGTTGGGTTTGTTTTGCCTTACGAAAATTTGGTTGTAGTCCTACAACCAAATTTTCGTAAACAAGCCTGGTGTTATGTAGCCTACGCTCCATCGtcctaaataaataattatagatttgaataatatgttattgAATGGGTAGTGAGTGAATGATTAATTTATGAGCATTATTTGTCAAAGTTCGCCGTTGAGTATAACCTTATCAACTGGTACGACACGAAAGCCAATGAGGTAGTAGATTCTGCGCCATAAATTAGACGAAAAACTCATTAGGGAAAGCTCGCGAGGACGGCCATAATACAGGAGAGCATTCGCGAAGGTCAGGGTCATTTGTTATCTTTGAGAAAGATGGGAAAAGATTCACGATCAAAACCGAAACTGAGCGAGCATCCAACTTTAAACTTTTGCACTACCGAactatttcgaagatgatcgcGGGAAAATCGAACTTCCGTTTAGTTCGGCCGAAGTCACCTTCCTAATCTGAGGGTCAAGGTTGCACTTCACTCTCGTTCGAGCTGCAGATTAGTGTAGAAGTGTCGCGAGCTTGTCCGAGTCGAATAACCGTTGAATGTGAGTTCAGTGACGTGgctatatttcttaattttaatcTGTTCATTGTTTCTTTGTTAGTctttagaacaaaagttatctttagAATAAGGCTGTACAAAGTGTGTGCGTTCAAGAAGAAGCGACAGGTAAAGTGCTTAATCTGCTTGTTAAGAAAATGTGTGAATGTGCTAAATGCTTGTGAATAGCCTACGGCTATATCTATTTTGCTAGCGACGCTTCCTGCTTTTCGACGCGAAGAGTGCGGCTTCTTGCAGCCATCAGAAGCCAGCGGCCCGCCAACACGCCGCTATCCCA
Encoded proteins:
- the LOC134206296 gene encoding uncharacterized protein LOC134206296; protein product: MLGCTSLSFELQISVEVSRACPSRITVEFFRTKVIFRIRLYKVCAFKKKRQPTAISILLATLPAFRREECGFLQPSEASGPPTRRYPIAVVINSHNVARLSLRPPAKVFIHVEARLNRHLVPPYRATYQERIHHSSTSSNYCS